In a genomic window of Candidatus Bathyarchaeota archaeon:
- a CDS encoding transcriptional regulator — protein sequence MPKRNDLEQKALHYVVNTGYQGVLQSDLWRELGASSREGSRVSIKLEEKGLIRREKELQEGRWTYRLYPKRLPASIETIIDCPCLLCPDNARCDPTTTISPKSCPRLTDWILNLGKEAPEAPEVPSAPASVSELSLPEDDTVAESLDT from the coding sequence ATGCCCAAGCGAAATGACCTTGAACAGAAAGCTCTCCATTATGTTGTGAACACCGGCTATCAGGGTGTACTTCAATCAGATTTATGGCGTGAACTCGGCGCAAGCAGCCGCGAAGGCAGCCGCGTCTCCATCAAACTCGAAGAGAAGGGGCTTATTCGACGTGAAAAAGAACTGCAAGAAGGCAGATGGACATATCGCCTCTATCCTAAGAGGTTACCTGCATCTATTGAAACAATCATTGACTGCCCCTGCTTACTCTGCCCAGACAACGCACGATGCGACCCCACAACAACCATCAGCCCCAAAAGTTGCCCCCGACTAACAGATTGGATACTAAACCTTGGAAAAGAAGCACCTGAAGCCCCAGAAGTTCCAAGCGCACCTGCATCCGTCTCTGAACTTAGCCTACCTGAGGATGACACAGTTGCCGAAAGCTTGGATACGTGA
- the kae1 gene encoding KEOPS complex N(6)-L-threonylcarbamoyladenine synthase Kae1, which yields MNNSDQKEPCRYCLGIESSADDFGVGIANFNGEILANQSDGYIPQEGGIHPREAARHHAEVADKVLAEALKKAGINPRDLSVIAFSQGPGLGPSLRTGATVARAVAAYLNLPLVGVNHSVAHIEIGKLKTGAHDPVTLYASGGNTMVTAYESGRYRVFGETLDIALGNCLDAFGREAGLKSRKGLPIGAAIEQLALKGKKLVPLPYVVKGMDLSLSGLVTAASTALQKGECLEDVCYSLQEHAFSMVTEVTERALAHTEKKEVLLTGGVAANKRLQVMLAVIAEEHGAEFRVVPLQYATDNGAMIAWTGILAFRHNLVTPIDESYVKLRWRVDKVDVPWIQ from the coding sequence ATGAATAACAGCGACCAAAAAGAACCCTGCAGATACTGCTTAGGCATCGAGTCATCAGCAGACGACTTCGGAGTCGGAATCGCCAACTTCAATGGCGAAATATTGGCCAATCAATCCGACGGCTACATCCCTCAAGAAGGTGGTATTCACCCCCGAGAAGCCGCAAGACACCATGCCGAAGTAGCCGACAAAGTGCTAGCCGAAGCCCTAAAAAAAGCAGGCATAAACCCACGTGACCTCTCTGTTATTGCTTTCTCTCAAGGTCCCGGCTTAGGTCCGAGCCTACGGACAGGTGCAACAGTTGCACGCGCGGTAGCTGCATACCTTAACCTGCCCTTGGTCGGCGTCAACCACTCTGTTGCCCACATCGAAATCGGCAAACTCAAAACTGGCGCCCACGACCCCGTCACCCTCTACGCTTCAGGCGGAAACACCATGGTTACCGCCTACGAGTCAGGCCGATACCGAGTGTTTGGCGAAACCCTTGACATTGCGTTGGGGAACTGTCTTGACGCTTTTGGACGCGAAGCTGGGCTTAAAAGTAGAAAGGGCTTGCCGATTGGCGCTGCCATCGAACAGTTAGCCCTCAAAGGCAAAAAACTGGTTCCTTTGCCGTATGTGGTTAAGGGGATGGATTTATCGCTTAGCGGACTTGTGACTGCTGCGTCAACGGCGTTACAGAAAGGGGAATGCCTTGAAGATGTTTGCTACAGTCTGCAAGAGCATGCGTTTTCTATGGTTACAGAGGTTACGGAACGCGCGTTGGCGCATACTGAGAAAAAAGAGGTGTTGCTAACAGGCGGTGTGGCGGCGAATAAACGATTACAGGTAATGCTAGCCGTGATTGCGGAGGAGCATGGCGCAGAGTTCCGTGTGGTTCCATTGCAATATGCCACGGATAACGGCGCGATGATTGCTTGGACTGGCATTCTCGCGTTTAGGCACAATTTAGTTACGCCAATCGATGAAAGTTATGTGAAGCTGCGGTGGCGCGTAGACAAGGTGGATGTTCCATGGATACAATAG